In the Epinephelus lanceolatus isolate andai-2023 chromosome 6, ASM4190304v1, whole genome shotgun sequence genome, one interval contains:
- the LOC117253717 gene encoding retinol dehydrogenase 8, whose amino-acid sequence MAQKVVLITGCSSGIGLALAARIAKDEKKRFMVYATMRNLSKAEPLVEAAGRTLGRTLEIKQLDVCDEVSIKACVDSLPERRVDILISNAGMGLIGPIECQSIDEMKTVMDTNFFGLVRLLKEILPDMKRKKKGHIVVISSVMGIQGILFNDVYAASKFAVEGFCESLAVQALRFQLNISLIEPGPVITEFERKVFEEGMKTDLSKADKITADMFQNIYLKNYGQIFETLGQTAEDVAEHTFKIITMENPPFRHQTNTLYTPMTTLKYADPNGDLPIETFYKMVFEHDKVFNASLNFLKLLRWRSRKSFTLEKDKTN is encoded by the exons ATGGCCCAGAAGGTGGTACTCATCACAGGCTGCTCCTCTGGAATTGGCCTCGCCTTGGCTGCCCGCATCGCAAAAGATGAGAAGAAAAGGTTCATGG TCTATGCCACCATGAGGAACCTCAGTAAGGCTGAGCCGCTGGTTGAGGCTGCAGGTCGAACATTGGGCAGGACTTTGGAAATCAAACAGTTGGATGTATGTGACGAAGTCTCTATCAAAGCCTGTGTGGACAGCCTGCCTGAGCGCAGGGTGGACATTCTCA TAAGTAATGCTGGGATGGGTCTGATTGGACCCATTGAGTGTCAGTCTATCGATGAGATGAAGACCGTCATGGACACCAACTTCTTTGGGCTTGTGCGGTTGCTGAAGGAAATCCTACCTGAcatgaagaggaagaaaaaaggcCATATTGTGGTCATTAGTAGCGTCATGGGCATTCAGG GAATTCTATTCAATGACGTCTATGCAGCATCCAAGTTTGCAGTGGAAGGCTTCTGCGAAAGCCTAGCAGTGCAAGCCCTGAGGTTTCAACTCAA TATCAGCCTGATAGAGCCTGGTCCAGTGATAACAGAGTTCGAGCGTAAGGTCTTTGAGGAGGGCATGAAGACTGATCTCAGCAAAGCTGACAAAATCACTGCTGACATGTTCCAGAACATCTACTTGAAGAACTATGGTCAGATCTTCGAAACCCTCGGGCAGACTGCTGAGGATGTAGCAGAG CATACCTTCAAGATCATCACCATGGAGAATCCCCCTTTCCGTCATCAGACAAATACGCTTTACACCCCTATGACCACACTGAAATACGCTGACCCCAACGGCGACCTCCCAATtgaaacattttacaaaatggTGTTTGAGCACGACAAGGTCTTCAACGCCAGTCTGAACTTCCTCAAACTTCTGCGCTGGAGAAGTCGAAAGAGCTTTACCTTGGAGAAGGACAAGACCAATTAA
- the scinla gene encoding scinderin like a has product MASHKEFETAGKKPGLQVWRIEKMKLAPIPVELYGSFYNGDSYIVLHTTTVFSYNVHTWFGKNTSQDERGAAAILMIQMDDQLNGLPTQHTEYQNEESLIFLKYFKSGVRYMEGGVASGFQQVVTNEVNVKRVLHVKGRRAIRASEVPLSWSSFNKGDCFIIDLGKVIYHWSGSESNFFERLKATEVAKDIRDNERHGRATIEMTEEGSEPEAVIEVLGPKPDLPLCEDEKKCDEIADRKNKKTATLYLISDAAGSMKTTEVAKETPFKQDMLSQNECYILYNKGGKNLFVWKGKDANADERKEALNRANKFIKDNNCDPHTKIQIMAAGAETSIFKQFFFNWLDKDETTGPSEAYRENKIAKVEQIPFDASKLHSNKCMAAQHRMVDDGSGKTEIWRVEGGDKKPVDKSTYGQFFGGDCYLVLYTYKDGGREKFIIYTWQGQKCSKDELGASAILTIQLDDSMGGKATQVRVPQGQEPPHLVSLFKDNPLIVYLGGTGRHDQESKPNSTRLFHIRQSSNKSTRAVEVEPKASSLNTNDVFVLKEGNSVYIWKGKGTTEEEMTAANYVVSVLTEDKAQVVEETKEPADFWKALGGKGEYQTSKTLQKTVKPPRLFGCSNKTGNLIAEEVPGDFTQLDLAPDDVMILDIWDEIYIWVGKDANETEKAGVTKIAQDYLDSDPSGRYQVPITTIKQGQEPVTFTGWFHAWDPKMWSRFEEDDYLQKVL; this is encoded by the exons ATGGCATCACACAAGGAGTTCGAGACTGCAGGGAAGAAGCCCGGCCTGCAGGTGTGGCGGATAGAGAAAATGAAATTGGCACCCATCCCTGTGGAACTCTATGGAAGCTTCTACAACGGAGATTCTTACATAGTGCTCCACACCACCACTGTTTTTTCCTACAACGTTCACACGTGGTTTG GTAAGAACACTTCCCAGGATGAGAGAGGGGCTGCTGCCATCTTAATGATCCAGATGGATGACCAACTGAATGGATTACCAACACAGCACACTGAGTATCAAAATGAAGAGTCACTGATCTTTTTGAAATACTTCAAGTCCGGCGTCAGATACATG gaAGGTGGAGTAGCCTCAGGCTTCCAGCAAGTGGTGACCAATGAAGTAAACGTCAAACGTGTACTGCACGTTAAAGGTCGTCGGGCAATCAGAGCCAGTGAGGTGCCTCTTTCCTGGTCAAGCTTCAATAAAGGAGACTGCTTCATCATTGATTTGGGAAAG GTTATATACCACTGGTCTGGCAGTGAGAGCAATTTCTTTGAGCGCTTAAAAGCCACTGAGGTGGCCAAGGATATCCGTGACAACGAGAGACATGGGCGTGCCACCATTGAGATGACTGAAGAAGGCAGTGAGCCAGAAGCTGTCATTGAG GTGCTTGGACCCAAGCCTGATCTCCCATTGTGTGAGGATGAGAAAAAG TGTGATGAAATTGCTGATAGAAAGAACAAAAAGACGGCAACTCTCTATTTG ATTTCTGATGCTGCTGGCTCCATGAAGACAACTGAGGTGGCTAAGGAAACCCCTTTCAAACAAGACATGCTCTCCCAAAATGAATGCTACATCTTGTACAATAAAGGAGGCAAAAACCTATTTGTCTGGAAAG GTAAGGATGCAAATGCAGATGAGCGCAAAGAAGCACTGAATAGGGCAAACAAattcatcaaagacaacaaCTGCGACCCACATACTAAG ATCCAGATTATGGCAGCAGGGGCTGAGACCTccatttttaaacagtttttcttCAACTGGTTGGACAAGGATGAGACCACTGGCCCAAGTGAGGCCTACAGGGAGAATAAAATCGCGAAGGTGGAGCAGATTCCCTTCGATGCCTCCAAACTCCACAGCAACAAATGCATGGCTGCCCAGCACCGTATGGTGGATGATGGCTCTGGGAAAACAGAG ATTTGGCGTGTGGAAGGAGGTGACAAAAAACCTGTGGACAAATCCACGTATGGACAGTTCTTTGGAGGTGACTGTTACCTTGTGCTGTATACctacaaagatggaggcagagAGAAGTTTATCATCTACACCTG GCAAGGGCAGAAGTGCTCTAAGGATGAACTGGGTGCTTCAGCCATTCTCACCATCCAACTGGACGATTCCATGGGAGGAAAAGCTACCCAG GTTCGTGTCCCTCAGGGTCAAGAACCACCTCATCTTGTGAGTCTGTTTAAGGACAACCCTTTGATCGTTTACCTGGGTGGGACAGGCCGCCACGACCAAGAGAGCAAGCCCAACAGCACACGCCTCTTCCATATCCGCCAGAGCTCCAACAAAAGCACACGGGCTGTTGAG GTGGAGCCCAAAGCCTCCTCTCTGAACACTAACGATGTGTTTGTGCTGAAGGAGGGTAATTCTGTGTACATATGGAAGGGAAAGGGAACAACTGAGGAAGAGATGACTGCAGCTAACTATGTTGTCAGCGTGCTTACAGAAGACAAAGCACAAGTGGTGGAGGAGACTAAAGAGCCAG CTGATTTCTGGAAAGCACTGGGTGGAAAGGGAGAATACCAGACCTCTAAGACTCTGCAGAAGACTGTAAAGCCTCCACGACTGTTTGGCTGTTCAAACAAGACTGGCAACCTGATC GCAGAAGAGGTGCCTGGTGATTTCACACAGCTTGATCTGGCACCGGATGATGTCATGATTCTTGACATCTGGGATGAG ATCTATATTTGGGTTGGAAAAGATGCcaatgagacagagaaagcAGGAGTAACCAAGATTG ccCAAGACTATCTGGATTCCGACCCTTCTGGCCGTTATCAAGTCCCCATCACTACCATTAAGCAGGGGCAAGAGCCAGTGACCTTCACCGGCTGGTTTCACGCCTGGGACCCCAAAATGTGGAGCAGATTTGAGGAAGATGACTATCTACAAAAAGTGCTGtaa